The Venturia canescens isolate UGA chromosome 7, ASM1945775v1, whole genome shotgun sequence genome segment GAAACATTTGTGAATGCTCACGTCTCACGGATTAATCGATTTGTGGTTGTTCCCTAACGGAACCTCGTAGatcgagaatttttgtttactcgTTATTTGCCCTCCTGGCATAAAACCAATAAATCTCACCTTGAGAATCGACTATTTTCGACTAAAATCTTAacgaaattcttgaaaagcgaataattttcaacttttatgcGTTTTAATATGGAGAAGAATTTTGAGAGGCCCATTTGCGTTAATCTTCCGTCCGATTATCGTTGGACTTATCAAACGACGATATACCTGCGACTTTTTTCTTGTACTCGTCAGGTTTATGAAGATACATGGCCGCCGCATCGCCGTTCAGTGGATCAATTGGATTCGGATATGTTAACAACTGCGGCAAAAACGACTCGAAGATATTcgataaatctgaaaaaaaaaaaaccatcaaaattcaaaattcatcaaGTCTTCGTGTACGGAGAAGAATGAGAGTCCCTCGGCCGAGGGGAATGCGGGTCGCGATAAGCCTACCGTAAAGGGCAGTCCAAGCTTGATTAATTACATCAAGGCAGACCGTGCCCGAAACTTCGTCGATGTTCGGATGATATACTTTGTTCATGAAGCCAATCGAGGGCGATTTAAAGGGATAGTGTTCCGGTAGATGAACCCTCACTTTCCAGATGCCACCCTCGTAAGGTGCTGAAACACAAAATCACGTTATTAATCCCCCTTTCATATTAATCGAATTTAACCGTCATTTATTTCGACCATTATCATcccaaagtgtcaaaaaatctttgaacaATTGTTTCCACTCAATTACCTCGATTTTATAgatttcaacgattttcttagtttgaaaaaaattacatttcgcTGTGTGGATTAttccaaatgattttttttcgatttcagaAAAATTACGTCACAGAGAGCGTTCGTCGTGAATTGAACAATTGTTGGGAAAAGCGAAGGACAAAACTGTCGTAACAATTGAAGCGAATTAGGAGCATGCCCATTGGATTTTGGGATTTTGACATCGGGGTtatgaaagaaagagagagagagcgcgaatgtggagggggggggggggggaagtcgAGTCTCCACCAACGAATGGACGAAACCGCGGTTGGTACACGCGCAACACTCTGATGCACGTTCTATGTTTGACCCAGTGACCTCCTTCCCTCTCACTCCCTCATTGCTCTTCTCTCTCGGTTAAAAACGTTCGATTTGTAGTTAATCCGAAAAAAAGCACCGGGAAAGCGAtacaatgaaaaacgaatttatactCACTCCCTCGTGGTCCGTAGAATTTGACGGAAAATTCATTGAGGCCCCCTAAAATCGTGACCTCGTGCTTGCTCTCTATACTAATAGTCGATTATTTCAGTTGAggaagaatattaaaaaaaaattgatctcaTCAAAATTTCCGAGGAAAAATGTTATCAtgggtgagagaaaaaatataaataaaagaagCGATAAACACTGAATATTTATAGAGGCAAAGTGAAAAGTATGACGTGTCATGCAAAAGTGCTTTCTCATCGAATGACCATGTGGAAAAGAGCAAATTTTTTGAAGGGACGACCGTTGAAATACGATCGATTAAGATTTATTGCAAAGACAATACACGACGGAGGTCAGGGGTGCGATAAGGTCAGAGGACGGGGGAGGGGGAAGCgtgtgtagaaaaaaaatttgggaagCCGGTGGGATGCGACGaatcaatgattttctttcgaatatcGTGCCTCAAAATCACTTCGTTTAGTGCCTTAAAGTGTCTGGAACGAAGAGGAGAAATTTTGGTGATacgaatatggaaaaaagaTACACGAGACTTGTTAGAAACGTAACGATTTTTTGTTTACGAATGCTCATTGTCCGGCCCCCGAATCGGCCGAACACGAGTCTGTGTTCGTTgacgagatttaaaaaaagtacGTTACGAAAAAACGGCTCCTGTTCGATTCAAAGGACATACATCTTGATTCAGcgtaaaaatgataaactAAAGAAAATGATGTTTGGTTGGGAGACTGGAAGAGAATGTGAcgcagagagaaaagaaaataataaaagtccGTTGATGGCAATGGTTGAACGTACCCGCGTGTAGCACAGTAGAATAAGTCTTATCGAAGGGGAGAGTGGAGGGGAGGGAATAGCGTCGGTACGTTCGCACAAGCGGTTCCCTCTGTGGGCGAGGAAAAGAAGGGGAAGGGGAAGAGAGAGCAATCGTACCACCACTACTAGTCAGCTAGTTAAAAACAGCTGTGTCCCGTCATTCTCCTGAACGCACTgccatattttcaaatatcaaaataTGAGAACTAACCGATAATACGTAAACGAGAAACGGATATTTCGGGGGGGAAAAAGCTTAAAAATAGTTAAAAACAAATGGGAAAGAGGAACGAAGAACACTTTAAGTGTAAATATCGACGTTGTTTTTCAGTGAATCGTTGTACGGAAAGAAACAAAAGGATACAGCTTGATAACGTCCGTGTCCATACGCCGTTTTCCAGCGCTCGGTGACGACATTGTTcctagttttttgtttttattatcgaGTTCCTATGGAATCACAACACTtcgaaaaattccaagtttcgGTGTGTACGAAATTACACTGCACGCGAGATAAAAACACgcacgagaaaaataaacttgagTAACGAACGTcccacacacgcgcgcacacggAAAACTCCGATCAgctgagagaagaaaaaatgcctTTGGATACTCCTGTCTCCGTCGCTCTTTCGCACGCACTTCCCCACTCGCGTTGCTGCTGCTGACCGTTGGCAAAGATACACACGCCGTTTTCCGCAGCAAACTCTACACTCTCTCTCCGCGCCTAGTGCTGCTTTTCGACGTACGATTATATCTTTgtcttcttctcttttctcttttttactttctttctctctttcttgtgTGTTGACGCGCTATCCCCTTCCCTCGTAGCGTTATAGCAGCTGCAAACACGCTCGGCGCTCCTTATTTCTTCtgcttattatttttatttctttgtcGCCTTTTTATCCTTCTATTCGTTGACTCCTACGTCGTTCGCGGTGTAATCCAGAAGCATTGGCGACGCAACGGAGAAAGAGATACACACGAGACCCGAGGAGAGTAGAGGATTTATCAAAAGTCCACGATTAATCACGTTCGAGATAAATTCGAAAACATACGATGTAAACATgactttttccctctctctcgctcgctgtCTTTCCGAACACACACTTTTCAACTCAATGAACCAGTGAATATTGCTAACTAACGAgtcaaaaatttgacaaggACGCTTCGAAAAAGGTTTTAATGAGAATTTAACGTATGGATTAACGTTTATTACGTTGAGGCATTACGAGAATTGAACAGTTTGCGCGAAATTATGCCCGTGGTCGTTCGAGCGAATAGTCACGGGATCGCGCGCGCACCTTCTCGATCTCCCTTTGTCCTCGCTCGAATCACGACCGTCCTTGATTAGCGGGTCATTTCGTGTGCACTCCCGATGACCGCAACGACGACgagaacgacgacgacgacgacgacgacacaaCTCGATATCAGAGAATAATtatatctttgaaaaatacaaaaccgTTCTTTGTGTTCGCACTATATTTGAATATCGGAAGAatctatttgtttttatttctcggACGCGGATGCAACACCGCGACCGAGAGAATAATAACAAAGCagcgtttttttcctctttcgttACTTCAATGTCCGTTCACTCTCGCGTATATTTCGCTTCTGGATAACGTCTATCGCGTACACGAACGAGCACGAAATCGCAGTGCTTCTTCTTCCCCCTCTTTctgtttttattcttctcgCCAGATTCTATTTGTATATATCTGTCTATTGCATACACTCGATCCTCCGTCCCTCACTCTCCTCCTCTTTTCCCTCTTCCTCGCTCTTTAAAAACCACCTATTTTCACACTATAGTCTCTCGGTAACAcattttacaatatttttttcctattgacAGCCGTGTGTCTCACACGCGAACAAATTTTAGCCTCACTGACACGACCGTTGTAACTGcacttcttttttattcaacccTGTGAGCTTTTTCTCGTCTCGTTGTACTACGACGTTCCGCATCGGTTTATCCGAAAACACTGTTTCTCGTACACTTTCCCCCAGGGCCAAGAATCGCCAACGCACCAAAAGCACTTCCCGtcctttctcgctctctctctctctctcggtccccgtctctcgttttctctctcgctctcgtcgCTGCCGCTTATCACTCGTGTGTTTTCTCTACACATTCAGCCTGTCCGAAATGTGTTCCATTGGCTGTAAATCCATTCTCGTGTGGGTGCCTGTACGTGTGATTACTATTGTATCCCGCTCCCACTGCTCTTTTACTCACGAcgttttccctctctctctttctttcgcgAATGGGACTACGCTCGTCGTTGTGTTCACTCTCCTAGGATGCACGGAATATTAACCAATAGTCGACTCTCCTAGCCCTGACGGATTTCACCAACCCATTTTTATGCACCCATTCAACGCACATTTCAGCGCTGTTTTATCGGCAGAAATGTCAGTCAATGGTACCGAATCCTGCCGTTCAAGTTGGACGTACGTTTGGCGCGGACGAGCAACAGCGCTAAATTTCGAACGAAAAGTCATcagtcgatagaattttcgTCACAATTCGGTCTCGGAAAATTTTTGCCAAGAAAATGTGACAAAACTCACAACTTTAAAGTTTGCTTTTtagttaaaaaacaaaaaaagtttaactgtaaggagttaaaaaatttgaaacattTTGATTTTCTGCGATGTATATTAAAATTGTGTAGTCCATTTTATTCACACCGTAACGTTGACATTATTCGATATCGAATAAAATactgaaaggagaaaaaaattgacagctGTCATAATAGCGAAACGTTTTAATGTATCcgatgaaacattggaaaaggTTTACAAAAATTTGTTCGTACAAAATTGACATTGAATATAGGTTTAGTAAAAATTACGATTAGCGGAATTATGACTACGTACGAGACTATTGGAAGTACAAATGGCTGGAAAATTACAACATCGGTTCACTCCCATAGCATGCAAGAACCTCGATCGTTCCCATGTCTATTCGGACTCGTTGAGTTTCACCTTGGATTAAGCAGCTCCCGGGTACAAATGTACCGTGCGACGAAAAATGACTGTTGACTCGGATAGCCGCGAACatttcatatatatttatatataaatgtgtgtgtatatatatttcgtaTGTATATTACGCGAAGAATACTGTTTTGTCTTTCTCTCATTCGATTAAGTACTATGACTATGTGTGTGCGATTACAGTGCGCGCGGTCCGTTGCGAATCTAGCTTATTAATAAATGCCCAATATTGATATGTGATAGAATAAGCCGCTAAAGATTCGTCGCTcccaattttcaacatttcttttagtttcttcattatattttttttcaccatttgcCATGACTTTGGCGCGTAGTTCGTCGTCGGAATTCTATCGTGGCTCGTTGCTACGATCTATCccaaataaatatgaaaatgtcTAAAGTAATATCACGAGTAACGATAGattcaatcaaatttataaaaaaaaacgtgatttaaACAAAAACAGTCGATTACGTGCGTTGACATCATCGGCCAAAGTGGCTCAGTCCAACGCTGCTTTTCTCGCCAGTCCTGTCAACGACAGCATCTCATTTGGCTCCGTTGGAAGtcgcgaaaattcaatttcctcgCTGATACTGTGATCTGCGATCGATTTATTCagtgtaaaattttatttacatcTTATTATGGTTCTTAAGAGGAGATTCTGTTACCGGAAGGCTCGATTGGCCACTGCTTGTGGGAAGGCGCATAGAGACACAGCAAAGCCAGTATGTAAATGTTCCACATCCCGTAAACTCCGGTGAAGAACGCTGAAGTTATTTCCAGCTGCATGTCTTCGTCCCATTTCCATTGGCCTTCAGCAACCTGCCAAAATAGTCAATTAGAcaaacgacatttttcagTTCACCATGCGGATTGCGTTGAGACAGTTTCCCTCTGATCAAAACGACGAAAACATAGTGCCACACTATTTGCCTTGGAATTCTCAATTTCACAGTACAAATCTGCAATGTTCGTCTAAGGGATTAAACGTCACAAAGCATTATCGATGAATAAGTGAGTCAGCAACCGAGTACCTGTCCAAGAATGAACCCGACGATGGTTAACGAGGCACACAGCAGTGTCGTTATCATTAGAAATTTGAAACGATAGATTATTCCTTCGTAATGCAAACGTCGAGCTGAGCTCATGCTCGGGAGAGCGGCTCGTTTTATACTAATGTTGGTAAAAACCTTCCAGATCATGTAGGTCAAAAACAGGAGATATAATCCGGCTGAAATTCCCGCCAAAATGATGAAGGATAACTGCGTTGTAcgaatgtaagaaaaaattttctcaaaattgttgCCAATGAATCGCTGATGAATTAATTagctcaaaaaatttcatcagcgAGTAGAAAAGGATACAGCCAATTGCGTGCCAACGTCGGTCACCcaaatagaataaaatggaTTTCGTAGTTGAGCGCCCCTTTCGCACATGTCGAATATGAAAAGCGAGAGACATCCGACTCCGACGGCCGACAAATGACGCCAATAACATTTCAAGCTGTTTCTCTGTTCACCCTCTTGAATCTGTGTGTGAAATAAAATTGGGCTATAATTGAtgctgagaatgaaaaatttcacgaacgGTTGTATTACCCACCATCAAGTGCTCGCCGGCAAAAACCAACCAGAAAGAAAGAAGCGTCGCGTAGAAGATACCTTGTCTTATGTCCCCGAGAAGCAGCATGAAGGGCATGTCATATGCCAATGTAAGATACTCCAGTGGCACTGAAAAACGTAATTAATTGTGATTTTTCTATCTTTCACTGACTGCCGTCACAAAATTATGGTTGGTTTGATATTAAACCAGGTTTTACAGAGTAAAGAAATTGCTTACTGTTGAGAAAAGTAAGCGCTGACCCAAGGGCCAGCAACATGTATTCCAATAGAGCCGGCTCTCTGGATAACATTCGCACTCGTCTCCAATACCAGGCAAGAATGCCTATGACGATGGGGAAGAATACACTCTTCAAGCTCACCCAAACTTTTGTGAATCCTCCATTTTGATTGATAGCCTGTTTAATAA includes the following:
- the UbcE2H gene encoding ubiquitin-conjugating enzyme E2 H, giving the protein MSSPSAGKRRMDTDVIKLIESKHEVTILGGLNEFSVKFYGPRGTPYEGGIWKVRVHLPEHYPFKSPSIGFMNKVYHPNIDEVSGTVCLDVINQAWTALYDLSNIFESFLPQLLTYPNPIDPLNGDAAAMYLHKPDEYKKKVADYVRKYATEEALRDQENGGTGNGMSSDSESSMSDFSEDEAQDMEL
- the wls gene encoding protein wntless — protein: MQGTIIENLSGKKLSVLVLLLIIAQIICFLIGGLMAPTPASSQNILGSPCQDIRKNGSEPGDGKWFYSRGKGSCDLVDMHPFASDNHYQAYQLVYTFQMPGPRNSRDLDFSRWQQNLIGVLQIDIVYHSQFEIAPRTKITLDARLAYRNAGDADDDWKPYAASLVERNLECSIDDKKEHYNYNCSMVPLFELGSLFHDYYLLNLRLPADTDKNINQGLGHITDLWLTAINQNGGFTKVWVSLKSVFFPIVIGILAWYWRRVRMLSREPALLEYMLLALGSALTFLNMPLEYLTLAYDMPFMLLLGDIRQGIFYATLLSFWLVFAGEHLMIQEGEQRNSLKCYWRHLSAVGVGCLSLFIFDMCERGAQLRNPFYSIWVTDVGTQLALSFIILAGISAGLYLLFLTYMIWKVFTNISIKRAALPSMSSARRLHYEGIIYRFKFLMITTLLCASLTIVGFILGQVAEGQWKWDEDMQLEITSAFFTGVYGMWNIYILALLCLYAPSHKQWPIEPSDHSISEEIEFSRLPTEPNEMLSLTGLARKAALD